The following coding sequences lie in one Cannabis sativa cultivar Pink pepper isolate KNU-18-1 chromosome 5, ASM2916894v1, whole genome shotgun sequence genomic window:
- the LOC115717590 gene encoding uncharacterized protein LOC115717590, with translation MKDSMQWVWTNFIETIWRPFVKSAKSASLFILIFSLFFTALLSLFFFKTTTTSTVNTIPHYKYPKRNSEIQLDCTAYNHNGTCPSHNPITYNPQEANQDRSSDATCPEYFRWIYEDLRPWALTGISKEMVERAQTMAHLRLVIIKGKAYVETYKKPFQTRDISSLWGILQLLRRYPGRVPDLDLMLNCGDRPTVESSKYSGSNATSPPPLFRFCKDDNTLDIVFPDWTFWGWPEINIKPWVPLLKELEKANKKTKWLNRAPYAYWKGNPYVADTRKDLLKCNVSDKQDWKARLYIQDWEQESKKGYNKSNLAKQCIHRYKIYIEGAAWSVSEKYILACDAVTLLVKPRYYDFFTRGLLPRHHYWPINPDDKCRSIKFAVDWGNSHQKEAQKIGKTASEFIQNELKMEYVYDYMLHILNEYAKLLQYQPTIPEKATELCSEAMACSAIGLTKKFMMESMVKAPAKSWPCSIPPAYDPSSLYSLLKRKSNSIKEVEMWERKFTKNQENKHS, from the exons ATGAAAGACAGCATGCAATGGGTGTGGACTAATTTCATAGAGACCATTTGGCGACCATTTGTGAAATCAGCTAAATCAGCTTCTCTTTTCATCCTTATATTTTCCCTTTTCTTCACTGCATTGCTCTCCCTATTCTTCTTCAAAACTACTACtact agTACTGTAAATACCATTCCACACTACAAATATCCTAAGAGGAATTCGGAAATCCAATTAGATTGCACTGCTTACAACCATAACGGAACATGTCCCTCACACAATCCCATTACCTACAACCCCCAAGAGGCCAATCAAGACCGTTCATCGGACGCCACGTGTCCAGAGTACTTCCGATGGATTTATGAAGACCTAAGGCCGTGGGCTCTTACAGGAATATCAAAGGAAATGGTTGAGAGAGCTCAAACAATGGCTCACCTAAGACTCGTGATAATAAAGGGAAAGGCTTACGTTGAAACTTATAAGAAGCCCTTCCAAACTAGAGACATTTCTTCTCTGTGGGGTATCCTACAGTTGTTACGTAGGTACCCAGGTAGAGTCCCTGATTTAGATTTGATGTTAAATTGTGGTGATCGGCCAACGGTTGAGTCAAGCAAATATAGTGGGTCAAATGCCACGTCACCACCTCCATTGTTTCGATTCTGTAAGGATGACAATACACTTGATATTGTGTTCCCTGATTGGACATTTTGGGGTTG GCCTGAGATAAATATAAAGCCATGGGTACCTTTGTTGAAAGAGTTAGAAAAGGCCAATAAGAAAACCAAATGGTTGAACAGAGCACCTTATGCTTATTGGAAAGGAAACCCATATGTTGCTGACACTAGAAAAGACCTTCTCAAATGTAATGTTTCAGACAAACAAGATTGGAAAGCTCGTCTTTATATCCAG GATTGGGAGCAAGAATCAAAGAAAGGGTACAACAAATCAAATTTGGCAAAGCAATGTATCCATAG GTATAAGATTTATATTGAAGGAGCAGCATGGTCGGTTAGCGAAAAATACATTCTTGCATGTGATGCTGTGACATTACTGGTAAAGCCACGTTACTATGATTTCTTCACTCGTGGTTTATTACCAAGGCACCATTATTGGCCCATTAATCCCGATGACAAGTGTAGATCCATAAAATTTGCTGTTGATTGGGGCAACTCTCACCAAAAAGAG GCTCAAAAAATAGGAAAGACAGCAAGTGAATTCATTCAAAATGAGCTAAAGATGGAGTATGTGTATGACTACATGTTACACATTTTAAATGAATATGCAAAGCTCTTGCAATATCAGCCTACTATACCTGAAAAAGCTACTGAATTATGTTCCGAGGCAATGGCTTGCTCAGCAATAGGACTGACAAAAAAATTCATGATGGAATCCATGGTGAAAGCTCCAGCGAAGAGTTGGCCATGTAGCATTCCTCCTGCTTATGATCCTTCATCTTTATATTCTCTTCTCAAGAGAAAATCAAATTCAATAAAAGAAGTAGAGATGTGGGAGAGAAAGTTTACGAAAAATCAAGAAAACAAACACTCATAG